The uncultured Mailhella sp. genome segment AATAGTTACTCAATAATATCGCTTTTGATTTATTGTAAAAACAGCATATTTATGCTATAAATACTAAGTGAAATTGTCATATTTTTGGTGGGGAGGAACAATATGGGAGATTCGGGCTTTTATTCGGAAACGGCGGCAAAATCCTGTCTGGTCATGTACCGCATGGGCGGCCTCAGGCATGTGCTTCTTTATCTGCACGACCTTTTACGGGGCAGGCTGCCCGTGGTGCGGATCAACACGATCTATTGCGACAAGGACGCCCGGTACATCGTCAATATGGCCGACACAAGCACCGTGAGCGTTTCCAACAAAGCGGCCGGATCCGCAAGAGCCCGGCCGCTGGTCATGAGCGAGATGATCGCCTCGCCCATCATTGTAGGCGATCTTTCTCCCTATCAGCACGATCCCGAAGTGCTCAGCAATCCGCAGTGGACCGACATGCCCTATCTGCATCACGTCTCCCTGCTGCGGCTGCCGCTCTTTGCCAACAGCACGAGCGTGTTTCTCATCAATTTCTGGTCGGATGAAAAGGGAGCTTTTTCGCAGAGAGATCAGCGGGCGCTCTCGCGTCTTCTGAAGCCGCTGGCCGAAGAGCTGAGCATCAATCTGTCGGACATGAAGATGCACGGCGCGCGGCCGCCGATGAAATCCGAAGTCACGGGCATGGACAAGCTCAGTCTCAGTCCCGGACTGGTGCGCGTGCGGCAGATTGTGGAAAAGGTGGCCCGCAGCGACGCCACCGTGCTGATTCTGGGCGAAACCGGTTCCGGCAAGGAAGCGGTGGCCGACGCCATTCAACAGACCTCGGCGCGGAGGGGCGAGCCGTTCATCAAGGTGAACTGCGGCGCCATTCCGGAAGATCTGGTGGACAGCGAACTGTTCGGGCACGAAAAGGGATCGTTCACCGGCGCGGCGGGAACCAAGGCGGGCTACTTTGAAATGGCGGACGGCGGAACCCTGTTTCTGGATGAAATAGGCGACATGTCGCTGTCGTCGCAGGTGCGTCTTCTGCGCGTGCTCGACACGGGGCTGGTCCGGCGCGTGGGCGCGGTCAGGGAAATTCCGGTGAACGTGCGCATCATTGCCGCCACGCACGACGATCTGCCGCGCAAGGTGGTGGAGGGGCGGTTCCGCCGGGATCTGTGGTATCGGCTGTCGGTGCTGCCCATTTCCGTGCCGCCGCTGCGGGATCGGCGCGACGACATTCCCATTCTTGTGGAGCATTTCATGCAGATGAAGGCGCACAGGCTCGGTCTGCCTTACCTGCCGCACGTGCCGGAAGAGGAAATGCGCGCGCTGCTGCGCTACGGCTGGCCGGGCAACGTGCGCGAGCTGGAACACACCGTGGAGCGGGCGCTGATTAAATTCAGTCTGGAGTCCGCGGCGAAGAGCGTGCATTTTGAGATCATTTCCCTGCCCGATCCCTTGTCGGAGCAGCAGGGCGGGGCAGGGCGGACGCTGCGACGCCGGGACGAGTGGCCCACGCTCCGCGAAATGGAGGAACGCTACATCCGCGAGGTGCTGGAACATTGCGGCGGCAAGCTGACGGGCACGGATTCGGCCACGAGCCTGCTGGACATCCACTACACCACGCTGCGTTCGCGCATGCGTCACATGGGGCTTCTCGATGACGACGAAGGCTCCGTTTCCACGGGGAAAACGGAGCCCTGAAGTCTGCGGCGGGGAGAGCGAGGGAGGCGGAAGCGCGAAGCTTCCGCAGAGAATCAGAGGGTTCTTTCCAGACGGTAGCTGGGCTGACGGCCGCGACCTTCAAAATTGAGCTTGTAGGTACTGCCCTTTCTGGTGACTTCCAGAATGCAGAACTGATTGTCCTTGTGGATGTCGAGGCCCTTTTCCGCGCTGGTGACGTCCCAGGTGCGGTAGTCGTTCACGCCCACGTTGCCGTTGAGCACCACGTAGTGGATGCCCTTGATGTTGGAATAGCCGCCCTGATGATCGTGACCGGAAATCACGGCCAGCACCTTGCCGCTTTCTTCCAGCACGGCGCGCACGGCCGAGGCGTTCTTGATGTTGTGATCCTGCGTGTCCACGCGGTCGAGCGTCTGATGGCTGAACACGAGCACGGGCTTGTCGGTCTTGCCGAGATCGGCCTTGAGCCATTCCATCTCCTGCGGAGGAATGATGGTGTCCACCCAGGTCCAGAAGGTGTCTTCCGGGGTGTTCATGTCGTAGGGACGGAACTTGCCGGGCGTGTAGTCGGCGTCGAGCACGATGCAGTGAACGCCGCCCGCGTCGTAGGAGTAGTAGGTTTTGCCCTGCTCGATGCCGGTGTTGGTCACGCCGGAAAGGAAGGCTTCTCTTTTGAGATTGTCGAAGTCATGGTTGCCGAGCACGTGATAGGCGGGGCCGCCGAACGAGGTGAACAGGGATTCTATTTCGCGGAGGTTGGCGGCGGGATCGGTGCCCGGGGCGAGGGTGTCCACGAAGTCGCCGAGCTCGATGATGAAGGCGGGCTTTTCCTTCTTCATGGCGTCGATGAAGACTTTCATCTTGTTCATGGAGGCGGAGTACACGCGGGTGGTGCTGTCGGCCTTGGTGGTTCTGTGCATGTCGGTGATGATGCCGGCCTTGAGCAGACGCTTTTCGTCCTTGGCTTCGGCGGCGGAGGCTCCGGTCAGAATGCCGGCGGCGGCGCAGGCCGTGGCGGCCATACCCATCTTCAGAATGTCGCGGCGGGCAATGTTGTTTGCCATGCTTTATCTCCCGTGATTGACGTTGTTGTCCTGTATGACGAAATTTTTTGTTTTAATTTTAAGAGAAGGCGACCTTCAGGCGGGCCCGGCCGTCGCGTTCTGCAATCGGACCTTCTTTCCGGAGTACGCAGAGCGTCGGCATCGCAGGACTTGTAGACTACATGAAACGTCCCGTCCTGAAGGAACTTGCCCTCGATGCGTATTGAGCATCAGAATCATGAAGGCATGATGTCGGCAGTATGGAGATATGGTAACGCCGGAAACAGTTCGGGGCAGGCGCTGCGGGAGAAGCGCCGCGCGGCGGGCGTCGCGCTTTCAAACACGCGCGGGGCTGGCGGCGGCTTCGGCGTTTGCGAAGATGAGAAAACGGCGCTTTTCGAAGATCGGAAGCGCCGTTTTCAGGGGAGCGATGATCGGCCGCGTTGTGAACAAGGCGGAGCCGTAATCGGGGAATGGCGGAGGCCTTGCAGAACACGCTCCCCGGTCGGCAGGGAACGACGGGGAGCGTGCGGAAGGGAACCGTCCCGTCCGGAACGGTCGCCGGAGGAAGACGCGGTCATTGCAGGCCGTACTGATATTTGACGGACAGGGAAACGTGGATGGGGTCCGTTCCCAGAATGTCCGGTCGGCGGACGACGCCGCTTGCGGCGGCGACGGCGCGAAGGGCGGAGGCGTCGAGTTCCGGCCTGCCCGAGGAAACAACGATGCGCGCTTCGTGAAAGGTGCCGTCGGCAGCGATGGTGAAGGCGCACAGCGCCACGCCTATGAGCGAGGTGTTGCCGGCGTCGAGCCTCCGGGCGTGAACGGCGTTGTCCACGTCGTCGAGATATCGCAGGTAGATGCGCCGCTTGCGGTCGAGCTTTTCCGCTTCTTCCCTGTCGCTTTCCGCGGAAGATTGAAGGCCGGTGCCGGGCAGCGAGCCGCCGCGGGCGAGGGTGGATTCGCTTTCCATTTCCAGCACCGCGCGGAAGGCCGGGGCCTCCTCCTGCGGCGAGGCGTGGATGAGCGTGAGGGAAAAGTGCAGAAAAAGCGACAGCGCAATGCCCGTCCAGAGTCGTTCGCCGTCCGTCATGCCGTTACCTTTCTTCCGGTCGCGAGGTGGCCACCATGAGTTTTTCTCCGCCGAGCATGCGCACTTCGTCCACCACGAAAACGAGCGCTTCCACCGGAGCCTTCGGGCTGGCCTTGAGCACGAGCTGTCCCGGTTCCTTGCGGAAGCCGCGCACGATGTCCTGCAGCTTGTAGCGCAGAAATTCCCGCTCCACGGGCACGCCGTCGCAGAAGAAGCTGCCGTCCTCCTCAAGGCGCACTTCCACCACCTTGCCCGAGAGCGCCCGGCTCGATTGCGCGGGGGGCAGGTCGATGTCGAGCCCCCGCACGGCAAAGGCCGAAGCCACAATGAAAAAAATGAGCAGAATGAAGATCACGTCCATCACGGGCGTGAGGTCTATGTCGGTGTCGGGGCTTTTGCGCGGACGCAGATTGATCATCGACCGTCCCCTTCCGAGGCGAGCACGGCGTTGGCCGTTTCCGACAGGGCCTCGGCCGCCTGCTGCACGCGCGTTTGAAAATAGTGCAGAAAAAACAGCGACGGAATGGCGATGACAAGGCCCGCCGCCGTGGTGATGAGCGCCTGCCAGATGCCTCCGGCGAGCTGATTCATGTTGACGCCCGCCTGTGCGTTCGCAATCTCGGAAAAGGTTTCGATCATGCCGAGCACCGTGCCGAGCAGACCCATGAGCGGCGCGAGCCGCGCCAGAATGGAAAGCAGCGGAAGACGCGCTTCCAGCGCCTTCACCACGGACTCGCCCTCGATGCGCAGCGCGGCCTCCTTTCCCGGGCCGTCTGCCGAAAGCAGGGAGGCGAAGCGGCGCAGACGCTCCACCTTTTCCAGTTCCGCGAGCAGGGGCGCGCGGTTGCCGCGCACCGCCTCTTCAAGCAGCGCGGACGCGCTTCGCGGAGGAAAGCGGAATGAGGAGAAGAGCAGCAGGCGCTCCACGATGATGGCCGTTGCCGTGATGGAAATCAGGGTCAGCGGCCACATCATCCAGCCGCCCATCAGCAGTATGTCCATGGGCCTCTCCTCGCGTATGTCCGCCTGCGTCGGCGGAGGGCGGCGCGAAGCGTCGCGCCGGAAATGTCGGATCCGTCAGATCCTGAGCCCGGAGCCTATGATCGCAAGATCGCTGATCTCTTCTCCGGGAGCCGGCGTTATTTCAAGCTGTCCTGCGGCGTATTGTACGACGCACGCGCCCTGTCCTGCAATGGAAATGATGCCCTTGGCCCGGCAAAGTCCCGGTCCGGCGTCGCGCAGCACGGCTTCCAGATCTTCGGCGGAAACCGGCCCTTCGAAGGTCAGGGCCCTGGCCTCGAAGCCTTCGTCGGCGTGCGTGACGGCGCGCTCGCCTATGCGCGCGAGTCTCGGCGCGTGGGAGGGCAGACGCGTTTTTCCGTGGGCGTCTATCCACGCGTCCAGCTCGGCAAAGGGAATGCTGCCGTAGTGCGCGGGCAGAATGAGCGCCTTGTCGTTGAGCGCCCGAAGCCGCCCGGCAAGCGCCTCAAGCGCCTCGGAGGAAATCATTTCGCTTTTGTTGAGAATGATGACGTCGGCCCGGCGCAGCTGCGCCTGCCGGATGCCCGATTCTTCGGGATGTTCGTTTCCTCGGCCTCTTCCTGCCAGATCAAGGGCGTCGGCCACGGTGATGACGAGCCCGGGCTCGATAAGATCGCGCAGGCCGCCGAGCGCTTCCATGATGTTGTCGGGATTGGCGAGCCCCGTGGTTTCCAGCACGAACTGTTCGGCGGGCATGGCCGCAATGATGCGTTCAAGCCCGGGCCGCAGACTGTCGGCCAGAGAACAGCACACGCATCCTTCGTCCAGTGCTTCCACGAGCGTGTCGCCCTTCATGAGAGCGGCGTCGAGCTCCACCTTGCCGAATTCGTTCTGAATGACTCCGGTGTAGCGCTCCCGGCCGTGCAGAAAGTCCAGCCAGCGGCGCAGAAACGTGGTCTTGCCTGCGCCGAGAAAGCCCGTGAGCACGTGCAGCACGGGGCGGTCGAGCTTTTCGAGCTCCTCCGGCCGGTGCTTTGCGGGAATGTCGTGCAGGAGATGAAGGCGCTCGCCGTCCAGAGCCAGGGACGGCCCGAAGGCGGCGGCGATGTTGAGAAGATATTCCTTATCGTCGTCATCCTCCATGCTCCCGTCGGCATGAAAGAGGCGGCGCGATACGGCGCAGGCCCCGCGGGAGACCGCGGCCTTTTCGCCGAGCTGCTGCTGCGCCGTGCAGGCGAGAACGGCGAAGAGCCGGAGAAAGAGGCTGAAGGCGGGAACGTCGCATTCCGGTTCGCCCGGACGCACCAGCCAGCCGTCTTCCGCGGCAATGCCGTCGGCGGCGATGACGCGGTGTCTGGCCGGAGCTTCGAGGGTCAGAGCCAGCGCGTCGCCCGCGAGGGAGACGTCGAGGCGGAGCTGACCGAGCAGGAAGGGAAGAAGCTCCCTTTCGCTGCCGGAAAATTCCCGGACGGCGTGTTCGTAGTCCGGGGAAAGGGCGAAGCGCAGGGCGTCGAGCGGAAAGACGTCCAGCAGCGGAGACTGCGCCGGGGGAAAGACGTAGAGGCTGAAGTAGCCGCGAAGGCACGGAACTCGGCCGGGAGTCTCGTCCTTGGTTTCGCCGTCGAAGCGCAGCCCGAACACGTTTTCCGAGCCGGCGACGCGGCACGTCCACGCCGGATGGCTGGAAGCGCAGGGGCGAACGCCGCGCCAGCCGAGCGCCCGCGCCCTGGTGCGTTCAAAGTGGGCGGCCATGACCAGCGACGTGAAGATGCTGGCGCAGTCGGAATCGCTGTCGCCGAGGGCCCGGGGAAGAATGCTTTCCAGTTTCATGGCCGATCCTGCGCCGGAGCGCGCGTTTGCGCGCTCCGGTCGAAGGTTTTAACCGGGGAAGGTGATGATGTCGCCGTTGCCCAGGTAGTTTGTCGTCTTGGAGCGGAAGCGCGCCGTGCCCTTCACCACCGGGTATCCGGCGTCGACGAACTTCTGTGCCGTGATGAGACCCGTGCAGTGGTTGCAGCCCACGCGCTGAAGGTTCCACTTCTTCAGGCCGATGACGAGGTCGTCGTACTTGGGATCCCAGTCGTCGAACGGGGAGATGTGCAGGCCGCCGTAGAGGCCGTAGAACTTGTCGTTTTCGTACTTGAGTTCCTTGTAGGCCGTGTCGGCGAACAGAATGATGCCCTGATGGCAGCAGCCCGTGATGCTCACAAGGCCCACGTCCTTCACGTTGCAGTACAGCGACATTTCGCCGTACACCTTGAAGATGATGGGGCATTCAAACTGATACAGCGCCACGCCCGGCTGCAGCGGATACAGCCCCTTCTTGACCTCGGTCCATTCGCCCACGTGACCGGAATCCTTGAGGTACTGCTTGCCCTGCGGATAGAAGGTGTTCGGCGTGTACACGTGGATGTTGGGGGCATACTTGGCCACCACGGGGAAGGCCCAGTAGTGATCCATGTGTTCGTGCGTCTGAATGAATCCGGCAATTTCGCCGTTGGCGAGCATGTTGTCTATGCCTTCGCGCTTGAAGCTTTCCTCCATCCAGTCGTAGTTCCAGCCGCAGTCGAACAGATACTTGGTCTTGGTGCCGTCCATGGCCTCGATTTCCACGAGGCAGGAAAATCCGCCCGCGTTGTCGGCGTCCACGGAGTTTTCCTTGGCGACGGCCCAGGCTTCGTGGAGCTGCCCCTTCTGAAGGTAGGGCTTGATCTTGGCCATGCCTTCGTCATAGGTGCCCTTGCCTATGCCCTTGCCGTTGCCGAACGGGGCCCAGTTGTAGGTGTACTGATCCACGAGCAGACCGCCCGCGCCGGTGACGTTCTGCATGAAGATGCCGTTGTCGAACCAGCTGGTTTCCGAAATGTTGGTCACCTTCACCGACTTGCACACGCCGAAGTCGGACATTTGACGTTCCACCTTGGGCAGAAAGGCCCTGCGCATGGGCGTGTAGGAATAAAGCCCCATGGCTCCAAGCGCGCCGGCTCCGATGCCGAGAGATGCGCCTTTGAGAAATTCGCGTCTGTTCATAAGGACTCCTACTTCACCAGAGTGAAGGTTGCACTGCAGATGGGCAGCAGCCAGACGATGAGGAAGTACAGGGCCACGCCGACGAGAATGCCGAACAGCAGGCCGGGCTTCATGGCGGGGTTCCAGGCGTGATCCACTTCGATGTGGCGCTTTTCTGCGGCGAGTTCTTCAGCGGTCTTGAATTCGCGCCGCCATCCGGGCCAGCCGTCCATGAACCACCAGTTGATGAGCCAGATGTCGATGAGCCAGATGGTGGGAATCATGGGGAACTGCTGCGGATGAGAGAAGCCCTTCTGCGTGCCGAGAATGAAGTGGGCGTACTGATAGTACAGGCAGTAGAGCACGATGCCGCCCACGATGACGAGGCCGGTGCGGATGAGAATGTTGACGGGAGTGCTGAACCTGGTGGGCCAGTTTTCACAGTAGAACTGCACGAAGAGCGCGGGCACGAGGAAGAAGATGGCGGTTTCGCCCACGTGCAGCCAGCGCCAGTCGGGAGCGGCGTCGCGACGATGACCGCGGATGGCGTCGCCCCACACGAGTTCCTGCATGTACCAGAAGAACAGGCACAGCGCCCAGGCGATGACGATGATGCCCACGAACAGCGCGATGCGGCGGGGCCAGTCGCGCTTTATCATGGTGAAGGGATACCGTTCCCAGATGCCTTCCACGAACCACACCACCACGGTGCAGCACATGATCCAGGCCACGTGGAAGTTGGCGGACACGGTCTGCGCGAAGTCTTCCCAGTAGGGCGGGCAGATGGCCGTGAAGTACTGCCAGGGATAATACAGGATGCCCATGTGGTTGTGCATGGTCATGAAGTAGATGACGAGACTGAGACAGAATGTGCCGAGCCAGATGCTGAAGCCGCGCACGGGCTGGGAGGCGTTGGCCCAGGGCTGACCTTCGAGGGCGACCACCCAGGCGGGGCTGATCCAGGAGGCGATGACGGCGAACATCATGCAGGCCTGCGCCGCGTATTCGGTGGAATAGAATTCGGTGAGTCCGAGCTTCTGGAGATGTTCGGGATTGAAGTAGGCGAAGGCGAAGTTGCCGAGCACGGCTTCAAAGAATCCGTGGATGAAGAAGATCATGGTGCCTACGGAAATGAGCGCCAGCACAAGACCCTTCTGCAGAGGATGGGCGTTGCGGATCCAGTCTTTCTTGAAGGGCCAGAAGTCGAAGGTGTAGGCCATCCAGATGAGGATGATCAGCCACCAGCGGCAGTAGTTGTAGCCCACGTAGGGGGTGTAGAAGCGCATGATGCCGCGCGGATCCTGAAAGATCCACCATGTCACCGCGAAAATCAGCAGCGTGAACGCCAGGTTCATGAGCGCGGGGATGGGGCCTCTCCACCTTTTGACGAGCTTGCGCTCTTCAAGATAAGGAAGCTGTTCCTGAGACATAGGTTCCTCCTTGTTTCAGTCGGGGGGCTTCCGCTGTTCCTCCTGAGCGGAGCCCGGGGTCCTACGCCCTTGAGCGTTCAGGGCGTCTTCGCCGTACATGGCTTTGACAACCAGCGCGGCCATTTCATTGCGCGACATGCCTGCGGTGTCACCTCCGATCCTGGCAGCCTCCAAATCCAGCATGACGCCCGAAAATTCGGGAGGCAGCATGGACAGGTAGTCTGGTTCCGGCGAGGTCTCGTCCCCGTTTCCCTGCCGCGGGGAGGATGGATCGCCCTGTGCTGCGACGGAACGAAATATTCCGTGCAGAAATTCCTTCCGGCTTATGACGTTGCGCGTGCTCATGAGTTTTCCGTCAGCGTCCGGAGGGTGGAAAAATAGGCCTGCGCCGCAGCTTCGGCGTCGGCGGCGTCGGCGTGGCGCACGGCGCTCAGTATTCTTGCCAGATGCGCGAACGCCTGTTCCTTCTGTTGCAGGTCGCAGGCGTTGAACAGTCGTATCAGCGACTTGCCGTCGGGCAGACAGGCGGCCAGCGCCGAACTCACGCTGGCGTTGTTGATGAAGCGCGCCGTTTCCATGAAGAACTGTATGTTCGCCTGCGCAAAGGCCTTGATGTCGTCGTTGCGCAGCGCCGTGCCTGTCACGGGCAGAATGCGTTCGAGCCTGAGCACCTGCGAGGGCCGGATGACGAGCGACGAGGCGCGGATGATGGACGGTATGATGAGCAGACTGGCGTCTATTCTGTCGATGAGGGGGCACTGCGCGGGATGCTCGGAAGGCAGAGCGCGCACGCGCGTGCCGCTGCCGTGCGTGGTTTCGAGAATGCCGCGTCCGGCAAGGGCGCTGATGGCGGCCCGCAGGGTGGTGCGGTTCACGTGCAGCTCGTCGGCGAGCTGCCGTTCGGCGGGCAGACGCTCGAACAGCTTCCAGCGACCT includes the following:
- a CDS encoding sigma-54 dependent transcriptional regulator, translating into MGDSGFYSETAAKSCLVMYRMGGLRHVLLYLHDLLRGRLPVVRINTIYCDKDARYIVNMADTSTVSVSNKAAGSARARPLVMSEMIASPIIVGDLSPYQHDPEVLSNPQWTDMPYLHHVSLLRLPLFANSTSVFLINFWSDEKGAFSQRDQRALSRLLKPLAEELSINLSDMKMHGARPPMKSEVTGMDKLSLSPGLVRVRQIVEKVARSDATVLILGETGSGKEAVADAIQQTSARRGEPFIKVNCGAIPEDLVDSELFGHEKGSFTGAAGTKAGYFEMADGGTLFLDEIGDMSLSSQVRLLRVLDTGLVRRVGAVREIPVNVRIIAATHDDLPRKVVEGRFRRDLWYRLSVLPISVPPLRDRRDDIPILVEHFMQMKAHRLGLPYLPHVPEEEMRALLRYGWPGNVRELEHTVERALIKFSLESAAKSVHFEIISLPDPLSEQQGGAGRTLRRRDEWPTLREMEERYIREVLEHCGGKLTGTDSATSLLDIHYTTLRSRMRHMGLLDDDEGSVSTGKTEP
- a CDS encoding metallophosphoesterase, with product MANNIARRDILKMGMAATACAAAGILTGASAAEAKDEKRLLKAGIITDMHRTTKADSTTRVYSASMNKMKVFIDAMKKEKPAFIIELGDFVDTLAPGTDPAANLREIESLFTSFGGPAYHVLGNHDFDNLKREAFLSGVTNTGIEQGKTYYSYDAGGVHCIVLDADYTPGKFRPYDMNTPEDTFWTWVDTIIPPQEMEWLKADLGKTDKPVLVFSHQTLDRVDTQDHNIKNASAVRAVLEESGKVLAVISGHDHQGGYSNIKGIHYVVLNGNVGVNDYRTWDVTSAEKGLDIHKDNQFCILEVTRKGSTYKLNFEGRGRQPSYRLERTL
- a CDS encoding TonB family protein, which codes for MTDGERLWTGIALSLFLHFSLTLIHASPQEEAPAFRAVLEMESESTLARGGSLPGTGLQSSAESDREEAEKLDRKRRIYLRYLDDVDNAVHARRLDAGNTSLIGVALCAFTIAADGTFHEARIVVSSGRPELDASALRAVAAASGVVRRPDILGTDPIHVSLSVKYQYGLQ
- a CDS encoding biopolymer transporter ExbD → MINLRPRKSPDTDIDLTPVMDVIFILLIFFIVASAFAVRGLDIDLPPAQSSRALSGKVVEVRLEEDGSFFCDGVPVEREFLRYKLQDIVRGFRKEPGQLVLKASPKAPVEALVFVVDEVRMLGGEKLMVATSRPEER
- a CDS encoding MotA/TolQ/ExbB proton channel family protein; this encodes MDILLMGGWMMWPLTLISITATAIIVERLLLFSSFRFPPRSASALLEEAVRGNRAPLLAELEKVERLRRFASLLSADGPGKEAALRIEGESVVKALEARLPLLSILARLAPLMGLLGTVLGMIETFSEIANAQAGVNMNQLAGGIWQALITTAAGLVIAIPSLFFLHYFQTRVQQAAEALSETANAVLASEGDGR
- a CDS encoding CobW family GTP-binding protein: MKLESILPRALGDSDSDCASIFTSLVMAAHFERTRARALGWRGVRPCASSHPAWTCRVAGSENVFGLRFDGETKDETPGRVPCLRGYFSLYVFPPAQSPLLDVFPLDALRFALSPDYEHAVREFSGSERELLPFLLGQLRLDVSLAGDALALTLEAPARHRVIAADGIAAEDGWLVRPGEPECDVPAFSLFLRLFAVLACTAQQQLGEKAAVSRGACAVSRRLFHADGSMEDDDDKEYLLNIAAAFGPSLALDGERLHLLHDIPAKHRPEELEKLDRPVLHVLTGFLGAGKTTFLRRWLDFLHGRERYTGVIQNEFGKVELDAALMKGDTLVEALDEGCVCCSLADSLRPGLERIIAAMPAEQFVLETTGLANPDNIMEALGGLRDLIEPGLVITVADALDLAGRGRGNEHPEESGIRQAQLRRADVIILNKSEMISSEALEALAGRLRALNDKALILPAHYGSIPFAELDAWIDAHGKTRLPSHAPRLARIGERAVTHADEGFEARALTFEGPVSAEDLEAVLRDAGPGLCRAKGIISIAGQGACVVQYAAGQLEITPAPGEEISDLAIIGSGLRI
- a CDS encoding twin-arginine translocation signal domain-containing protein — translated: MNRREFLKGASLGIGAGALGAMGLYSYTPMRRAFLPKVERQMSDFGVCKSVKVTNISETSWFDNGIFMQNVTGAGGLLVDQYTYNWAPFGNGKGIGKGTYDEGMAKIKPYLQKGQLHEAWAVAKENSVDADNAGGFSCLVEIEAMDGTKTKYLFDCGWNYDWMEESFKREGIDNMLANGEIAGFIQTHEHMDHYWAFPVVAKYAPNIHVYTPNTFYPQGKQYLKDSGHVGEWTEVKKGLYPLQPGVALYQFECPIIFKVYGEMSLYCNVKDVGLVSITGCCHQGIILFADTAYKELKYENDKFYGLYGGLHISPFDDWDPKYDDLVIGLKKWNLQRVGCNHCTGLITAQKFVDAGYPVVKGTARFRSKTTNYLGNGDIITFPG
- a CDS encoding GntR family transcriptional regulator, with the translated sequence MSKQKMIEQQLEQALMEGRWKLFERLPAERQLADELHVNRTTLRAAISALAGRGILETTHGSGTRVRALPSEHPAQCPLIDRIDASLLIIPSIIRASSLVIRPSQVLRLERILPVTGTALRNDDIKAFAQANIQFFMETARFINNASVSSALAACLPDGKSLIRLFNACDLQQKEQAFAHLARILSAVRHADAADAEAAAQAYFSTLRTLTENS